Within Triticum dicoccoides isolate Atlit2015 ecotype Zavitan chromosome 1B, WEW_v2.0, whole genome shotgun sequence, the genomic segment GACGTGTTTCTAAGAAGAACATAATGAAGATACATATGTGCATAGGCATATCTGGAAAGAGATAGTAATATAGTAGATAAATAATAAAACAGGGGTGCAAATTAACAGAGTTATTACTAGTTGTAGAAATTCGGACCACACAGACTAACGAACAAAAAGCAAACTGAATCTGGCAAGAGAAGTGGTTCTGGGCAACAGTAGCATGTTTCTCATGAATCAAGATGGTGTAGCCCGACAGTGAAGCCATCAACTTTTCCTTCTCTTTCTTTCTGGTGGCAGCGACTCTCATGCGCAGTCTCTCGCTTccagctcctcctccccctcttcttcctcttcttcttctccttcttgttcttgtccTTCTTCGCCAGAGTCGGAGCGAgagtcttcctctccctcctcatcctcatcctcattcTCCGAGTCAGAGTTCGAGTCTGATTCCGAGTCCGGGTACAAGCATGAGTATAATTCTGAGTATACGTCGGAGTAAGAAAGTTTCTTGTAGCCAGGAAGTATGGCGTTCCTCCTGAGGTTCGCCTTATGCCTCTCCTCTTGAATCCCGGTCCACTCGTTGATCTCATCCACGTAGTCGGGGTCGTCGGCCAGTATGTCGTCGCCAGCCTCGAGGTAGGCCTCCTCGCCCAGCTCCTTGATGATCCGAGCCTGGCATAAAAAGGGACTT encodes:
- the LOC119308724 gene encoding myelin transcription factor 1-like, which produces MAQVNSTTDHVDLERNSKELSMAAGDAQGNSTNDLDAFKLELIEAEEEVAAAAAGAYDEIVARYRKKRADRKARIIKELGEEAYLEAGDDILADDPDYVDEINEWTGIQEERHKANLRRNAILPGYKKLSYSDVYSELYSCLYPDSESDSNSDSENEDEDEEGEEDSRSDSGEEGQEQEGEEEEEEEGEEELEARDCA